ACGCTCGACGACCTCGACCGCGGGGACGTGACGCTTACCGTCGAGTTCAGCCGCGAAGAGGAGACGTTCGAACGGTTGGCCAAACGGATCGCACTCGCGGCGCTTCTGACCGCGACGCTCATCTCCTCGTCGGTGCTGTACGCCTTCTCGACGCCGCTGGCCGCCGCGGTCGCGGTCGTCGTCTCGGTTCCACTCGCCATCTCGCTTTGGCGCTCGTTCCGGCGGAGCAGTGGGTTCAGATCCCAGCCGCAGTTCACCAGACAGCGGCTCAGACAGCGCGACAAGTGACCTTCTCATCGGTGTGACCGACGCGACCGCACTCGATGCACCCCGGTTCCGGAGCTTTTAACCGACTCGCTGGCCGATGTACGTGTAATGGCTTTTGAGGAACTACTGAACGACCCGGTGATTCAGAAGTACCTCCACGAACTCGTCGGGCCGACGGGGATGCCCGTCGCCGCCGCGCCGCCGGACGGCGAAGTCACCGACGAGGAACTCGCGGAGGAACTCGGCTTGGAGCTCAATGACGTGCGCCGGGCGCTCTTTATTCTGTACGAGAACGACCTCGCCTCGTATCGCCGCCTGCGCGACGAGGACTCGGGGTGGCTCACCTACCTCTGGACCTTCGAATACGAGTCGATCCCCGAGCAGCTCGAAGCCGAGATGCGCCGGCTGCTCGATGCGCTCGAACAGCGACGACAGTACGAGGCCGACAACGAGTTCTACCTCTGTGGGCAGTGCCAGCTCCGGTTCGAGTTCGGCGAGGCGATGGAGTTCGGCTTCGAGTGCCCCCAGTGCGGCGGCCAACTCGAGACGATGGACAACGACCGACTCATCGACGCGATGGAGAGACGCGTCGAGGAACTCAGCGACGAACTGAACGTGAACAGCGCGGACATCGACGGGGCCGTGGACGCCTGATGGTCGTCCTCGCAACCAAAGTGTACGTGCTCGGCGAGGGCCGTCGTCGAGCGATGGACTCCCTGGAGTCGCTCGTGGAGAACGAACTCGGTGACCTCGGCGTCGAGTTCACCGTCGGCCTGCGGGACGACGATTTCCCCTCTGTGACCGTAACTGGGGAGGACGCGCCCGTCGCGCGGAACCTGCTCGAAGCCGAGTGGGGAGCGATCACGCCCCACCGGGAGGCCGGCGAGACCTACGTCGGGACGCTCGAGTCGTGGGACGACCGGGGGTTCGTCCTCGACGCCGGGGAGTCGGTTCGGATCCCCGCCGACGAGCTCGGTCTCGGTCCCGGAAGCCCCGCCCAGATCCGGACGCGGTTCGGGCTCGTCCAGCACGTCCCGCTTCGGTTCGTCGAGGGCGGCGAGGGGGAGCCACACAGCCTCGCCGACGCCGAACGAGACCGCCTCTACGAGTGGACCCGCGGCACCGGCCGGGTCAACGCCAACAGCACGACGCGGGCCCAACTCCGGGCGACGGTCAACCGATCGGGTCACGCCGACGACATCGTCACCGTCGAGCGCGTCGGACTACTCGAATCGAGCGTCATCTGCCGGGAGGGTACGGACGCCCCCGGGCTGTTGGCCGACGTCGGTCCGCACCTCGAAGCGGAACTGCTCGCTATCGTCCCTTAGTCATGAACCGCCGCCTGCTCGCCGCGCTTGCGCTGCTCGTTTTGCTCGGGACAGCCGGCTGTACGACGATCCTCGGGGACGACGCCGGCGACCCCGAGGCGCTCTCGGCAGACGCCGAGTACGACTACGACACCGACCGCGACGCGTTTATCAGGGTCAACCGGGGGAACTACACCGCAGTTTATAACGTCTCGGCGAAGGTGACCGGCGACAACGGCACGATCGAGTTATACCGGACGAACGCGCTGACGATCGAAAACCCCCTCGAACTCGAGGCGCTGCAGTTCCGCTACGCCAACGGGACGGTCGTCAGGTACGTCGACGGCGAGGCGGTGTTGCTCCGTTCGGACGGGACCCAAGAGCCGACGGACGCCCTGGCCGTCGAGACGACGCGACAGCGAACCGTCGTCGAGTTGCCAGCCGAAGAGGGACAGATCGCGTTCACGACGCCGAAATCGGGCAAGGAGATCGCTGTGTACACGCCCGTGCACGGGAGTTACGAGGTCGCGCTCCCACCCGACCGGGACGCATCGGTGCCGCTCCTTTCGCGGACGCGACCGTCGAACGACGACCGGGCGGTCGTCGGCGATCGGGTCCGTCTCCGGTGGGACAACGTCGAGACGTCCGTGCTCAGCGTTCGATGGTATCTCGACCGGGACCTGTGGCTGTTCGGCGGTCTCGCCGTCGTCGGGGCTATCCTAGGTGCTGCCGGGATCGTCTACTACTACCGGAGTATTCGAATGGCGGAGAAGCGCCGCGACGAGGCGGGGCTCGACGTCGACACCGGTGACGACGACCGCGAGGGGCCGCCCCCGGGGATGCGGTAGCGCGTCCCGCCGGTACGATCGCTCGGGGCGTCCGGACGGCCCGTCCTCACCGTTTATTCGGTTCCGGCTCGAACCGGACCTATGGACGTCGCTTTGGTATCCGTCGGGGACGAACTGCTGGCTGGCGATACGGTCAACACGAACGCCGCGTGGCTCGGCGAACGCCTCGCCGAGCGCGGGGCGTCCGTCGAGCGAGTGACGGTCGTACCGGATCGAATCGCGGACATCGCCCGTGTGATCAACGAGTACGCCGCGGAGTACGACGCGGTCGTCACGACCGGCGGGCTCGGGCCGACCCACGACGACCGGACGATGGAAGCCGTCGCCGCCGCGGTCGGCCGGGACGTCGGGACCTCGGAGGCCGTCCTCGAGTGGCTCGACGAGGAACGCGACTATCAACGCTCGGACCTCACGAACGGAACGGCTGACCTCCCGGTCGACGCCCGCCCGCTGCACAACACCGTCGGCGTCGCGCCCGGTTGCGTCGTCAAGAACATCTACGTGCTGCCCGGCGTCCCCGAGGAGATGCAGGCGATGTTCGAGTCGGTCGCCTCGGAGTTCGAAGGGGAGCGCCGACACGTCGAGACGGTCACGCTCGACGAACCCGAGAGCGCGCTGGTGGACCGGTTGCGGGAACTGGAGACGCGCTTCGGCGTCAAAGTCGGTAGCTACCCCGGCGAGAACGTCCGCGTCAAAGTCGAGAGCACCGACCGGGATGCAGTCGAAGAGGCGATCACGTGGCTCCGCGAGAACGGGATCGAGGCGTCGACGTGACTACCGATACAGGTACCAGAGCCAGCCGACGGTGATGAGGAGGCTCGCGAGCAACACGACCCAACCGGACGCGTCGACGATGGACGGACTGTCCTCGAACGCCTGCAGGACGATATTCATACGCGACCGTCGTCCCCCCGTGTTCTTAATGGATTCTATTCGCACGCGTCCCGAGACAGCGTGTCCCCCCGGGGCTCGGAACCGCCGCCGAGCGTCCAGTCGGCCACCGACACCGGGTCCCTTTTCACTCGCCGCCGCCGACACCCAATATGCGACGCGTTGGGCTGGTGGTGAACCCGATCGCTGGAATGGGCGGTCGGGTCGGCCTGAAAGGCACCGATAATAAACTCGAAGAGGCCCGCCACCGGGGGGCCGAACCGCGGTCGCCCGGCCGCGCCCGCGAGGCGCTCGAACACCTCCGAAGCCAGCCAGAAGACGTCGAACTCTACACGTACGGCGGAGCGATGGGCGAACGCGAGGCCCGCGCTGTCGGGTTCTCGCCCGTCGTCGTCGACGCCCCGGATGGCGGGGAGACGGCCGCCGCCGACACGCGGGCGGCCGTAGGGCAGTTCGTCGAGGAGGAGGTCGATCTCGTCCTATTCGTCGGCGGAGACGGGACCGCCGTCGACGTCGCCGAGACGCTCGAGGAACTCGCCGACGAGACGCCGATACTCGGCGTCCCGAGCGGAGTGAAGGTCTACTCGTCGGTGTTCGCCGTCACGCCGCGGGCCGCCGGTCGGATCGCGGCGTCGTTCGATCGAACGGAGACGCGGGAGGTCAACGACATCGACGAGGACGCCTACCGCGGCGGCGACGTCAACACGGAGCTGAAAGCGCTCGCCGCCGTCCCGATCGGCGACGAGGTACAGTCCGCAAAACAGATCGGCGGCGGGACGGTCGAGTCGCTCGCCGCCGCGGTCGCGGCCGAAATCGGGGACGACGACGCGACGTACGTCCTCGGCCCCGGGTCGACCGTCGACGCGATCAAGACCGACCTCGGGATCGACGGCTCGCCGCTCGGCGTCGACGTCTGGCACGACGGCGCGGTGCTCGCCAGCGACGCCGGGGAGACGGAGATACTGGCATCGCTGGGGGAGCGCAACGTCGTCGTCGTCTCGCCGATCGGCGGTCAGGGGTTCATTTTCGGCCGCGGGAACGACCAGATCTCGCCGCCGGTGATCCGCCGCTCGGAACTCGAGATTGTCGCCTCGAAGCAGAAGCTCTCCGATATCGGCGTATTGCGCGTCGACACCGGCGACCCCGGGCTGGACGAGTCACTGCGCGGCTGGCAGCGGGTCCGGGTCGGGAAGTTCGAACGGCAGCTGTTGAAAGTCGTCTAAAAGGGCGCTTCGAGGCCGTCATCGGCGTCGGAGTCGGAATCGAACTCGACGTCCACGTCGACGCCGAGTTCGTCGGCCAGTTCGCCGCGTTGGTGGAGTTCCTCTAAGATGTCGCTGCCGCCGATGAACTCCCCGTCGACGAACGTCTGTGGGATCGTCTCCCAGCCGCTTTGCTCCTCGAGGGCGGCCCGGTACGCGTCGAGCGCTGGCAGGACGTCCTCGGCGACGATGTCGTCAGCGTCGTGGTACTTCGTGAGGACGTCGAGGGCCTTCTGTGAGTAGCCGCACTGCGGCATCAGCTTGTTTCCCTTCATAAAGAGAACGAGTTCGTTGTCCTCGAGAAGCTCGTCGACGCGTTCGCGTACCTCGTCCGGTTCGACGCCACCACTGGGATCAAATGTCATTACGTCCAATCCGAGCGCGATAGTAAAAACAGTTGTGTCGCGACGGGTCGTCGGGTGTCGGCCGCCGTGTCACTGCGTCGCCGGAGCCCGGGAGTCTCGAACCACCACCTCACTCGACGGTTTCGATCGCCCCGCCCTCGCGCTCCCACTCCGTGAGGCTGCCCTCATAGAACCTCACGTCGGCGTACCCGAGCGCCCGGAGGACGGTGTATGTGTGGCTGATCCGTCGGGCGGTGTTACAGTAGAGCACGACCCGTTTTTCCGGGCGGATGCCGCGCTCCTCGAGCAGCGACCGGAGCTCCGCCTCCGGTCGGACCGTGCGCGCGTCGGTGTTGACGAGCTCGCGCCAGTCTAGCCGAATCGCCCCGGGGATGTGGCCCGCCTCGTACTCGTGGGCTTCCCGGGTGTCCACGATGACTGCGTCGGGATCGTCGAGGGCGGCTTCGATCGCCGCGCGACCGACGAGGGGGCCGTCGGAATCGAACGCCGCCGCGTACGACACGGCGTCGGGACCGGGGTCGTCGGTCGTGGTCGGCTCGGTCCGGTTCCAGACGGAGTAATCACCGTCGAGGAGGTGTAGCTTCGCGGGGTCGTGGCCGTATAGCTCCGCCGTGACGAGCAGCCGGGCGGCGAAGACGCCGTGTGTGTCGTCGTAGGCGACGATGTCGTCGTCGGTGGCGATACCGGCCTCGCCGAGCAACTCGGCGAAGGCGTCCGTCCCGGGGAGCATTCCGGCCTCGGCCGCGCCGTGTTCGTCCGCGCGGAAGCTGTCGAAGGGGACGTTGACAGCGCCCGGGACGTGGCCGATTCCCTCGTATTCCCAGGCGTCCCTGACGTCCACGACGGCGACCCCCGGCGCGTCGAGGCGGTCCGAGACCCACTCGGAGCCGATGATTCGGTCGTTCACGATAGCGTGTTCGTGCCCGCCAGTTTAACCGCTTTTCGTCCGCCGCCGTCGCGAATCAGCCGCTGGAAGCAGCAAACGTGTCCGACATCTACGACGGAGCTGTGGGCCCGGGACTCGCCTGCGCCGGGGGCTCGGGTGTCATGGCAGTCGTTTTCGGCAATTTCAGCCGCATCTATCGTCTCCCGGTCAGTCGAATCGGTTGCCGTGACCGGTGAGGAGCGGCGGGGCGTGCCGTCACGGATGGTGGTTTATATACCGAGAGCGCATAGGTAGATGTAATGAGTGACTCCGAATACGCGAACGACGTGCTAGTATCGGCTGACTGGGTCGAGGACCGACTCGACGAGTTCGGAAGCGACGATCCGACACACCGACTCGTCGAGGTCGACGTCGACACCGAGGCATACGACGAATCCCACGCCCCCGGGGCCGTCGGTTTTAACTGGGAAACCGATCTCCAGGATCAGACGACCCGCGACATCCTCGACAAGGCGGACTTCGAGTCTCTGCTCGGCGAACACGGCATCACGGAGGAGTCGACGGTGGTGCTGTACGGGGACAACGCCAACTGGTTTGCGGCCTACACGTACTGGCAGTTCAAGTATTACGGCCACGACGACGTGAGACTGCTCGACGGCGGCCGCGAGTACTGGCTCGAGAACGACTACCCGACGACCGACGAGGGTCCCTCCTTCTCCGCGGTGGAGTACGAGGCCTCCGGTCCCCGCGAGTCCATCCGGGCCTACCGCGAGGACGTCGAGAACGCGATCGACCGCGGCCTGCCGCTCGTCGACGTCCGTTCCCCCGAGGAGTTCAGCGGCGAGGTGCTCGCCCCGCCGGGACTCAACGAGACAGCCCAGCGCGGCGGCCACATCCCCGGCGCGCAGAACATCTCGTGGGCGGCCGTGACGAACGACGACGGGACGTTCAAATCCGCCGACGAGATCGAGGCGCTGTACGCCGAGAAAGGTATCGACGGCGACTCGACGACTGTCGCGTACTGCCGGATCGGCGAGCGCTCGTCGGTGGCGTGGTTCGCGCTGCACGAGCTGCTCGGCTACGACGACACGATCAACTACGATGGCTCCTGGACGGAGTGGGGCAACTTGGTCGGTGCGCCGATAGAGACGGGCGAGGCGGACGACTGAGCGAGGACCGAAGCAGTATTTTTTGCGGTGCGACAGTCCAGAACGGGGTGATCGCCCTCGATATTGCAGCCGCCGACCGCTGCTTACAAGCCCGAACGTGACGTACGGACGCGTATGGATTCAGAGGAGTTCATCGAGGCTGTCCGCGCC
The genomic region above belongs to Natronomonas moolapensis 8.8.11 and contains:
- a CDS encoding transcription initiation factor TFE, coding for MAFEELLNDPVIQKYLHELVGPTGMPVAAAPPDGEVTDEELAEELGLELNDVRRALFILYENDLASYRRLRDEDSGWLTYLWTFEYESIPEQLEAEMRRLLDALEQRRQYEADNEFYLCGQCQLRFEFGEAMEFGFECPQCGGQLETMDNDRLIDAMERRVEELSDELNVNSADIDGAVDA
- a CDS encoding ATP-NAD kinase family protein → MRRVGLVVNPIAGMGGRVGLKGTDNKLEEARHRGAEPRSPGRAREALEHLRSQPEDVELYTYGGAMGEREARAVGFSPVVVDAPDGGETAAADTRAAVGQFVEEEVDLVLFVGGDGTAVDVAETLEELADETPILGVPSGVKVYSSVFAVTPRAAGRIAASFDRTETREVNDIDEDAYRGGDVNTELKALAAVPIGDEVQSAKQIGGGTVESLAAAVAAEIGDDDATYVLGPGSTVDAIKTDLGIDGSPLGVDVWHDGAVLASDAGETEILASLGERNVVVVSPIGGQGFIFGRGNDQISPPVIRRSELEIVASKQKLSDIGVLRVDTGDPGLDESLRGWQRVRVGKFERQLLKVV
- a CDS encoding sulfurtransferase, which encodes MNDRIIGSEWVSDRLDAPGVAVVDVRDAWEYEGIGHVPGAVNVPFDSFRADEHGAAEAGMLPGTDAFAELLGEAGIATDDDIVAYDDTHGVFAARLLVTAELYGHDPAKLHLLDGDYSVWNRTEPTTTDDPGPDAVSYAAAFDSDGPLVGRAAIEAALDDPDAVIVDTREAHEYEAGHIPGAIRLDWRELVNTDARTVRPEAELRSLLEERGIRPEKRVVLYCNTARRISHTYTVLRALGYADVRFYEGSLTEWEREGGAIETVE
- a CDS encoding competence/damage-inducible protein A, whose amino-acid sequence is MDVALVSVGDELLAGDTVNTNAAWLGERLAERGASVERVTVVPDRIADIARVINEYAAEYDAVVTTGGLGPTHDDRTMEAVAAAVGRDVGTSEAVLEWLDEERDYQRSDLTNGTADLPVDARPLHNTVGVAPGCVVKNIYVLPGVPEEMQAMFESVASEFEGERRHVETVTLDEPESALVDRLRELETRFGVKVGSYPGENVRVKVESTDRDAVEEAITWLRENGIEAST
- a CDS encoding sulfurtransferase; the encoded protein is MSDSEYANDVLVSADWVEDRLDEFGSDDPTHRLVEVDVDTEAYDESHAPGAVGFNWETDLQDQTTRDILDKADFESLLGEHGITEESTVVLYGDNANWFAAYTYWQFKYYGHDDVRLLDGGREYWLENDYPTTDEGPSFSAVEYEASGPRESIRAYREDVENAIDRGLPLVDVRSPEEFSGEVLAPPGLNETAQRGGHIPGAQNISWAAVTNDDGTFKSADEIEALYAEKGIDGDSTTVAYCRIGERSSVAWFALHELLGYDDTINYDGSWTEWGNLVGAPIETGEADD
- a CDS encoding DUF5803 family protein; translation: MNRRLLAALALLVLLGTAGCTTILGDDAGDPEALSADAEYDYDTDRDAFIRVNRGNYTAVYNVSAKVTGDNGTIELYRTNALTIENPLELEALQFRYANGTVVRYVDGEAVLLRSDGTQEPTDALAVETTRQRTVVELPAEEGQIAFTTPKSGKEIAVYTPVHGSYEVALPPDRDASVPLLSRTRPSNDDRAVVGDRVRLRWDNVETSVLSVRWYLDRDLWLFGGLAVVGAILGAAGIVYYYRSIRMAEKRRDEAGLDVDTGDDDREGPPPGMR
- a CDS encoding glutaredoxin family protein, which gives rise to MTFDPSGGVEPDEVRERVDELLEDNELVLFMKGNKLMPQCGYSQKALDVLTKYHDADDIVAEDVLPALDAYRAALEEQSGWETIPQTFVDGEFIGGSDILEELHQRGELADELGVDVDVEFDSDSDADDGLEAPF
- a CDS encoding DUF2110 family protein, with protein sequence MVVLATKVYVLGEGRRRAMDSLESLVENELGDLGVEFTVGLRDDDFPSVTVTGEDAPVARNLLEAEWGAITPHREAGETYVGTLESWDDRGFVLDAGESVRIPADELGLGPGSPAQIRTRFGLVQHVPLRFVEGGEGEPHSLADAERDRLYEWTRGTGRVNANSTTRAQLRATVNRSGHADDIVTVERVGLLESSVICREGTDAPGLLADVGPHLEAELLAIVP